DNA from Thermococcus sp. CX2:
TTTTATTACTTGATGGCTTTGATAATAATCACTTTCGATACCCTTATTTTTGTGTAGGGGTCTGCTACTTTTTGATTTCCACTGAGAGTATCCTGGACTTCTTTGTCGCGGCGTCAACGGCTTTCATTATGGCCGTTCTTATCTTTCCTTCCTCCAGCTCAAAGATACCATCTATTGTGGTCCCTCCCGGCGTTATTACCATATCCCTAATTTCCGCTGGATGATTTTCGCTCTCTAGGAGGAGCTTCGCTGTCCCGAGCAGGGTCTGTGCCGCGGCAAGCTTGGCAACGTCCCTTGAGAGGCCAACCCTGAGCCCGCCATAAATCATGGCCTCCAGGAACACGGAGACATACGCTGGCCCCGAACCGCTTAGGCCAGTTATTGCATCCATATGCTCCTCTTCGACCCTTAGACACTTTCCAAAGGAACTAAAAAGACTTTCAACAGTTTTTGTATCTTCATCGCTCAGTCCATCTGAGGTATAGGCCGTGAATGACTCTTTGACTAAAATGGCTATGTTGGGCATTGCCCTCACGAACTTGGCTTTCGGTGCCAGTCGTTTGAGGCTTTTAAGGGGAATTCCCGCGGCCAGTGAAACCACGAGCTTGCCCCTTATGGCTTTCTCAATTTCCTCAAGGATTCCTGCCACTTTGTTTGGCTTGACTGCTATGAAAACTACCTCCGCCCATTCCGCGGCCTCGACGTTATTCCTGA
Protein-coding regions in this window:
- the proC gene encoding pyrroline-5-carboxylate reductase — protein: MRIAVIGAGTIGGAVAKALAEAGHSVIATRRNTEKARWLEEHGVRVIRNNVEAAEWAEVVFIAVKPNKVAGILEEIEKAIRGKLVVSLAAGIPLKSLKRLAPKAKFVRAMPNIAILVKESFTAYTSDGLSDEDTKTVESLFSSFGKCLRVEEEHMDAITGLSGSGPAYVSVFLEAMIYGGLRVGLSRDVAKLAAAQTLLGTAKLLLESENHPAEIRDMVITPGGTTIDGIFELEEGKIRTAIMKAVDAATKKSRILSVEIKK